A DNA window from Zingiber officinale cultivar Zhangliang chromosome 3A, Zo_v1.1, whole genome shotgun sequence contains the following coding sequences:
- the LOC122050349 gene encoding probable protein S-acyltransferase 22 — MVFALLLLILQWAVGMLVLILCFVERRRFSAEIVSKLGSSFSLAPFIIVVAVCTLLAMVATLPVAQLFFFHILLIKKGISTYDYIIALRKQDQEQEQLAVGGQQSPQMSQVSSFTGLSSTSSFNQFHRGAWCTPPRLFLEDQTDAEDMTDNVETTQKSFVVCSHTRILQRHYTCSADGSDKTKDQADNIGSW, encoded by the exons aTGGTGTTTGCTCTTCTCTTG CTTATTCTGCAGTGGGCTGTTGGGATGCTTGTGCTGATACTGTGTTTTGTTGAGAGAAGGAGATTTTCTGCTGAAATTGTTTCAAAGCTGGGTAGTAGCTTTTCCTTGGCACCCTTTATCATTGTGGTG GCTGTGTGCACTTTATTAGCCATGGTTGCTACTCTTCCAGTTGCACAACTTTTCTTCTTccatattcttttaataaaaaag GGAATCAGCACCTATGATTACATTATTGCTTTGAGGAAGCAAGATCAGGAGCAGGAGCAACTTGCTGTTGGTGGGCAGCAAAGTCCGCAAATGTCCCAAGTGAGCTCTTTTACTGGACTAAGCAGCACCAGTTCTTTCAATCAATTCCATCGCGGTGCATGGTGTACTCCGCCAAGATTATTCCTTGAGGATCAg actgatgctgaagatatgACTGATAATGTTGAGACCACTCAGAAATCCTTTGTTGTATGCTCCCATACCCGAATCCTGCAACGACATTATACCTGTTCTGCTGATGGATCTGATAAAACTAAGGATCAGGCTGATAATATTGGATCCTGGTAG